The Malus domestica chromosome 13, GDT2T_hap1 genome includes a window with the following:
- the LOC103443862 gene encoding dirigent protein 18-like produces MLKQTFSSIFTVLLIANMQTAIPLLAAVEPAAVGSEPVLEIYMHDILGGSSPTARPITGLLGNIYSSEVPFAKPIGFLPPDGGVAIPNANGAIPTVNGANGLPLGTGLSGTSFAGNPNGEKNGNTATQLAPDGLGLGFGTVTVIDDILTSSPQLGSQIIGKAQGVYVASSADGSSQLMAFTAMMEGGEYNDNLNFFGVYKIGSSKSQLSVTGGTGKFKNANGIAELKPLIPPGQRATDGAETLLRITVHLKY; encoded by the coding sequence ATGTTAAAGCAGACATTTTCGTCTATTTTCACCGTACTGCTGATTGCAAACATGCAGACAGCAATACCACTTTTGGCTGCAGTTGAACCTGCAGCTGTTGGCAGCGAACCAGTTCTGGAAATATACATGCATGACATTCTTGGAGGGAGTAGCCCTACGGCTAGGCCAATCACTGGCTTGCTAGGCAATATATACAGCAGTGAAGTGCCCTTTGCAAAGCCGATAGGGTTCCTTCCTCCAGACGGTGGTGTGGCTATCCCTAATGCCAACGGTGCCATTCCAACTGTGAATGGCGCCAATGGTCTCCCACTAGGAACCGGCTTATCTGGTACATCCTTCGCCGGAAATCCTAATGGTGAAAAGAATGGCAATACAGCTACCCAACTGGCACCAGACGGGTTGGGACTAGGCTTTGGGACAGTCACCGTTATTGATGACATACTGACCTCTAGTCCCCAATTGGGTTCACAGATAATTGGGAAAGCTCAAGGAGTCTATGTGGCAAGCTCTGCGGATGGATCAAGTCAGCTGATGGCATTTACGGCTATGATGGAAGGAGGGGAGTACAATGATAACCTCAACTTCTTCGGAGTGTACAAGATTGGGAGTAGCAAGTCGCAACTGTCAGTGACTGGAGGGAcaggcaaattcaagaatgcCAATGGAATTGCAGAGTTGAAACCACTGATTCCTCCAGGTCAACGAGCAACAGATGGTGCAGAAACATTGCTGAGGATTACCGTTCACTTGAAGTACTGA